One Mesorhizobium sp. J428 DNA segment encodes these proteins:
- a CDS encoding diacylglycerol kinase family protein, whose protein sequence is MKALLLHNPTAGREDHDRIELMARFEQAGYEPHYCSTKSDRFPAILDEPFDLLAVAGGDGTVRKVVTRLTHRATPLIVLPLGTANNVARSVGIPLDGFDLPHPDEIGDCLDTLDLGLGTFGSITTVLAEGIGMGALAATMDEKVGKGEKGEDKIVAARNIVARVISKAKPFRATLQIDDRTVEGRFLFVEALLHAFCGPALRLCPLADSGDGLLDIVLLEEERGEEMAAWVKSPENSEPPVRIERGKKVVFEWSEKPPLRLDDERLELPSSVKSLEMRVHGEPLQVVVPRREASREEKKGRSSDE, encoded by the coding sequence ATGAAGGCATTGCTGCTGCACAATCCCACCGCGGGGCGTGAGGATCACGACCGGATCGAACTCATGGCCCGTTTCGAGCAGGCGGGATACGAGCCGCACTACTGCTCGACGAAATCCGACCGTTTCCCCGCGATTCTGGACGAACCCTTCGACCTTCTTGCGGTGGCCGGCGGCGACGGCACGGTCAGGAAAGTCGTGACGCGGCTCACCCACCGCGCGACCCCGCTGATCGTGCTGCCACTTGGCACGGCCAACAATGTCGCGCGGTCGGTGGGCATACCCCTGGACGGGTTCGACCTGCCACACCCCGACGAGATCGGCGACTGCCTGGACACGCTCGATCTCGGCCTCGGCACCTTCGGCAGCATCACCACTGTGCTCGCTGAAGGCATCGGTATGGGCGCTCTCGCGGCCACGATGGATGAGAAGGTCGGCAAGGGCGAGAAGGGCGAGGACAAGATCGTCGCCGCGCGGAACATCGTGGCGCGCGTCATTTCGAAGGCGAAGCCGTTCAGGGCGACGTTGCAGATCGACGATAGGACCGTCGAGGGCAGGTTCCTCTTCGTCGAGGCGCTGCTTCATGCGTTCTGCGGTCCGGCGCTGCGGCTGTGCCCGCTAGCGGATTCCGGCGACGGGCTGCTGGACATCGTCCTGCTCGAAGAGGAGCGGGGCGAGGAAATGGCAGCCTGGGTCAAGTCGCCGGAGAACTCCGAACCGCCCGTCCGCATCGAGCGCGGGAAGAAGGTGGTTTTCGAATGGTCCGAGAAGCCGCCTCTGCGCCTGGACGATGAACGGCTCGAGCTTCCGTCCTCGGTAAAGTCGCTGGAGATGCGCGTCCACGGCGAGCCGCTCCAGGTCGTCGTTCCACGAAGGGAAGCCTCGCGAGAAGAGAAGAAAGGACGGTCGTCCGATGAGTGA
- a CDS encoding inositol monophosphatase, with protein MSEFPDTKDLAEIERVAVELASLAGAEITNALGGILAVKYKGEAEAEQMWRDPVSEVDQRVEEMIRARLASKFPDHGIIGEEFEPAEATGSSGFVWAVDPVDGTTNFVNGFPLCAASIGVLCKGVPVVGAVWCGTSQALRPGVYHASAGGPLRFGTDEIVPKANPAVRRRLAGVPRPIPGRGGWETRKTGSAALECAFVAAGILEAARFESPNIWDVAAGLALLDASDAVVLTEKDGTWEPFETFAEQGVADPFTAMRTWRRPLMIGRVESEMLTSGFEVLAAAE; from the coding sequence ATGAGTGAATTTCCCGATACGAAAGACCTGGCGGAGATCGAGCGCGTGGCGGTGGAGCTTGCCAGTCTCGCCGGGGCCGAGATCACCAACGCGCTCGGCGGCATCCTGGCGGTCAAATACAAGGGAGAGGCCGAGGCCGAACAGATGTGGCGCGATCCGGTGTCGGAGGTGGACCAGCGGGTGGAGGAGATGATCCGCGCGCGGCTGGCCAGCAAGTTTCCCGACCACGGCATCATCGGCGAGGAGTTCGAGCCTGCCGAGGCGACGGGAAGCAGCGGTTTCGTCTGGGCGGTCGACCCGGTGGACGGCACGACCAACTTCGTCAACGGCTTTCCGCTTTGCGCCGCCTCGATCGGCGTACTCTGCAAGGGCGTTCCCGTTGTCGGCGCCGTCTGGTGCGGCACGAGCCAGGCGCTGCGGCCCGGCGTCTACCACGCCTCGGCAGGCGGTCCATTGCGGTTCGGCACAGACGAGATCGTGCCGAAGGCCAACCCCGCGGTCAGGCGAAGGCTGGCGGGCGTGCCGAGGCCGATACCGGGGAGGGGCGGTTGGGAGACGCGCAAGACCGGCTCCGCCGCGCTCGAATGCGCCTTCGTCGCCGCCGGCATCCTGGAAGCCGCCCGCTTCGAGAGCCCGAACATATGGGACGTCGCCGCCGGCCTGGCGTTGCTTGACGCGTCAGATGCCGTGGTGCTCACCGAGAAGGACGGGACATGGGAGCCCTTCGAGACCTTCGCGGAGCAGGGCGTCGCCGACCCGTTCACCGCCATGCGCACGTGGCGACGGCCGCTGATGATCGGCCGCGTCGAGAGTGAAATGCTGACGTCCGGCTTCGAGGTGCTCGCCGCGGCCGAGTAG